From a region of the Geothrix sp. 21YS21S-2 genome:
- a CDS encoding diguanylate cyclase domain-containing protein: protein MTAYERGPMPATRVDLRDANERLVLATVEAQRQAEAAQSESAGHAYAAEHDFLTGLPNRSLLTDRLTQAISLARRNGKSLALMYLDIDNFKLINDTLGHTLGDQVLQSVAQRLLACLRASDTLCRQGGDEFVVLLPEVEALDDAALIARKFLAAMARPQMIDGRPVPVTLSIGISRYPDDGQDLEAVVRHADAAMYRAKALGRNNVQVFAPDMAHPDDLPVPAAPRALRGRPEGSGMARTRHAGSRRRASRPGALPRRLAQVDRRLASRLRSVAPVAQAIGTTRAQLQEANECLVIAAVKAQSMAEEADRATAEIARLSRMERQLQEVQKQESLGVLAGGVAHDFNNLLTAILGNASMGATAVEEHGNAAPYFAVIEKTAHRAADLTRQLLAYVGKGHQDLAEVDLGVVVKEISLLLQASIPSSVTLAFDLSERLPFVKGDATQIFQVLLNLITNASESFEGAPGHIAVRTQSEALPEARGESPDWVLPAAPGRFATLEVTDSGAGMAPEVLARIFEPFFSTKFTGRGLGLAAVIGIIRSHGGGLTVRSRPGCGSSFKIYLPAMTEARTAKDLEVRVQERGSGAILMVDEDPEALRGVRTLAEDLGFSVLEAGGGMEAIALFRQHHRDLVLVLMGFAMPALGGKRAFRAMRAIDREVPVVLGGHFEVPDRTLAIQGLAGILRQPYRASEFTSMLHRTLAKEVWSV from the coding sequence ATGACAGCCTACGAACGCGGGCCCATGCCCGCGACACGCGTGGACCTCCGGGACGCCAACGAGCGCCTCGTGCTCGCCACGGTCGAGGCCCAGCGCCAGGCCGAGGCCGCCCAGAGCGAATCCGCCGGGCACGCGTACGCCGCCGAGCATGATTTCCTGACGGGGCTGCCCAACCGCTCCCTGCTCACCGACCGCCTCACCCAGGCCATCTCGCTGGCCCGGCGCAACGGCAAGAGCTTGGCGCTCATGTACCTCGACATCGACAACTTCAAGCTCATCAACGACACCCTGGGGCACACCCTGGGCGATCAGGTGCTGCAGTCCGTGGCCCAGCGCCTGCTGGCCTGCCTGCGGGCCTCCGACACCCTCTGCCGCCAGGGGGGCGACGAGTTCGTCGTCCTGCTGCCGGAGGTGGAGGCCCTCGATGACGCCGCCCTCATCGCCCGGAAGTTCCTGGCCGCGATGGCCCGGCCCCAGATGATCGATGGGCGGCCGGTCCCCGTGACCCTGAGCATCGGGATCAGCCGGTATCCCGACGACGGCCAGGATCTCGAGGCCGTCGTCAGGCATGCGGACGCCGCCATGTACCGCGCGAAAGCCCTGGGGCGCAACAATGTCCAGGTCTTCGCGCCGGACATGGCCCACCCGGACGACCTGCCCGTCCCGGCGGCTCCAAGGGCCCTGAGGGGCCGGCCGGAGGGCTCCGGGATGGCCCGCACCCGCCACGCCGGCTCCAGGCGCCGGGCCAGTCGCCCCGGAGCTCTGCCCCGGCGCCTGGCCCAGGTGGACCGGCGCCTCGCGTCCCGGCTCCGGTCCGTGGCGCCGGTGGCCCAGGCCATCGGCACGACCCGCGCCCAGCTGCAGGAGGCGAACGAATGCCTCGTCATCGCGGCCGTCAAGGCCCAGTCCATGGCCGAGGAGGCCGACCGCGCCACCGCCGAGATCGCCCGCCTGAGCAGGATGGAGCGCCAGCTCCAGGAGGTCCAGAAGCAGGAATCCCTGGGTGTCCTGGCGGGCGGGGTCGCCCACGACTTCAACAACCTCCTCACCGCGATCCTGGGCAATGCCAGCATGGGCGCCACCGCGGTGGAGGAGCACGGCAACGCGGCCCCCTACTTCGCGGTGATCGAGAAGACCGCCCACCGGGCCGCCGACCTCACGCGCCAGCTCCTGGCCTACGTGGGCAAGGGGCACCAGGACCTGGCCGAGGTGGACCTCGGCGTGGTGGTCAAGGAGATCAGCCTCCTGCTCCAGGCTTCCATCCCGAGTTCGGTCACCCTGGCGTTCGATCTGTCCGAACGCCTGCCCTTCGTGAAGGGGGACGCCACCCAGATCTTCCAGGTCCTGCTGAACCTCATCACCAACGCCAGCGAATCCTTTGAGGGCGCCCCCGGACACATCGCCGTCCGGACCCAGTCGGAGGCGCTGCCGGAGGCCCGGGGGGAGTCCCCGGACTGGGTGCTCCCGGCGGCCCCGGGCCGCTTCGCCACCCTGGAGGTGACCGATTCGGGCGCGGGCATGGCCCCCGAGGTCCTGGCCCGGATCTTCGAGCCTTTCTTCTCGACCAAGTTCACCGGTCGGGGCCTGGGCCTGGCCGCGGTGATCGGGATCATCCGGAGCCACGGCGGGGGGCTCACCGTCCGGAGCCGGCCCGGATGCGGCTCCTCCTTCAAGATCTACCTGCCCGCCATGACCGAGGCGCGGACGGCCAAGGACCTGGAGGTCCGGGTCCAGGAGCGGGGCTCCGGCGCCATCCTCATGGTGGACGAGGATCCCGAGGCGCTGCGGGGGGTGCGGACGCTGGCCGAGGATCTGGGCTTCTCCGTCCTCGAGGCGGGAGGGGGCATGGAGGCCATCGCGCTCTTCCGGCAGCATCACCGGGATCTGGTCCTCGTCCTCATGGGCTTCGCCATGCCGGCCCTCGGCGGGAAGCGGGCCTTCAGGGCGATGCGCGCCATCGACCGCGAGGTCCCGGTGGTCCTCGGCGGACACTTCGAGGTCCCGGACCGGACCCTGGCCATCCAGGGGCTGGCCGGCATCCTCCGGCAGCCCTACCGGGCGTCCGAATTCACCAGCATGTTGCACCGGACCCTGGCCAAGGAGGTCTGGAGCGTCTGA
- a CDS encoding thiamine phosphate synthase: MVLHLPPLYPITDPRSPVPLSTQVLNLGEAGFPLVQFRGKPLDAAAQWTELRAALAGAAERGGWPAICVNDRADLAVLAAAEGLAPWGLHLGQTDLPPAEALRLPGLGACHLGASTHGPGEWNAPDPAFDHAGVGPFRPTSTKGDHEPPVGLQGLREGASALRTRGVAPVAIGGLTGADASACFGAGAEALAMVGEISRSGNPRELLWAAQAARWAARPVLERGRGVVIIGGSGAGKSTLARALARRLGLPARDSDREIGGSIPDLFRERGEAGFRLLEAESVARCLERPCVAALGGGAWEDPATRRRVREAGFTALWLAEVPALAWARVGGDPDRPLAAEREAFLGRYRRRTAAWWEAPMVLPLGRTPGELADELVKKDGCTYP; encoded by the coding sequence ATGGTCCTCCACCTGCCCCCCCTGTATCCCATCACCGACCCCCGGTCGCCCGTGCCCCTATCCACCCAGGTCCTGAACCTGGGTGAAGCCGGCTTTCCCCTTGTGCAGTTCCGGGGCAAGCCCCTGGACGCCGCCGCCCAGTGGACGGAACTGCGGGCCGCCCTGGCTGGCGCCGCGGAGCGGGGCGGGTGGCCGGCCATCTGCGTCAACGACCGCGCCGACCTGGCGGTGCTGGCCGCCGCCGAGGGACTGGCGCCCTGGGGGCTGCACCTGGGACAGACGGACCTGCCGCCCGCGGAGGCCCTGCGCCTGCCGGGCCTGGGGGCCTGCCACCTCGGCGCCTCCACCCACGGACCCGGGGAGTGGAACGCCCCGGACCCCGCCTTCGACCACGCCGGCGTCGGGCCCTTCCGCCCCACGTCCACCAAGGGCGACCACGAGCCCCCCGTGGGGCTCCAGGGCCTCCGGGAAGGCGCCTCCGCCCTGCGGACCCGCGGGGTGGCCCCGGTGGCCATCGGGGGCCTCACGGGCGCGGACGCCTCCGCCTGCTTCGGCGCCGGGGCGGAGGCGCTGGCCATGGTGGGGGAGATCAGCCGCAGCGGCAATCCCCGCGAGCTCCTGTGGGCGGCCCAGGCGGCGCGGTGGGCGGCGCGGCCGGTCCTGGAGCGGGGGCGGGGCGTCGTCATCATCGGGGGCAGCGGGGCGGGGAAGTCCACCCTGGCCCGGGCCCTGGCCAGGCGCCTGGGCCTGCCGGCCCGGGATTCGGACCGGGAGATCGGCGGGTCCATCCCGGACCTCTTCCGGGAGCGGGGCGAGGCGGGCTTCCGGCTCCTGGAGGCCGAGAGCGTCGCCCGGTGCCTCGAGCGCCCCTGCGTGGCCGCCCTGGGCGGGGGCGCCTGGGAGGACCCGGCCACCCGGCGGCGCGTGCGCGAGGCGGGCTTCACGGCCCTGTGGCTGGCGGAGGTGCCGGCCCTGGCGTGGGCCCGGGTGGGGGGAGACCCCGACCGGCCCCTGGCGGCCGAGCGCGAGGCGTTCCTGGGCCGCTACCGTCGGCGGACCGCCGCCTGGTGGGAGGCTCCCATGGTGTTGCCCCTGGGGCGGACTCCTGGCGAACTGGCTGACGAGCTTGTAAAAAAAGATGGGTGCACCTATCCGTGA
- a CDS encoding metallophosphoesterase, translated as MDLILSDIHSNLHALRIVLRYAKKRSIERFVLLGDLVGYGANPNETLDLIRQLEPRVLVRGNHDRACITPGSDNAFSLPARMAVSWTRGQLSEENAWFLENIPMGPLTLEAGYTIAHGSPLDEDDYLLHPREALAAFDGFPGQVCFFGHTHLPGAYELDDPAQRLTFVTFEAGTWFQLREGCKYLINPGSVGQPRDRDPRLSFMTYDPLHRRVKLHRLDYDHAGASRAILAAGLHSNLAERLHHGI; from the coding sequence ATGGACCTGATCCTCTCCGACATCCACTCGAATCTGCACGCGCTGCGGATCGTTTTGCGTTATGCAAAAAAGCGCAGCATCGAACGCTTCGTCCTGCTGGGCGATCTGGTGGGGTACGGAGCCAACCCCAACGAGACCCTGGACCTCATCCGCCAATTGGAGCCCCGGGTGCTGGTGCGCGGCAACCACGACCGGGCCTGCATCACCCCGGGGTCCGACAACGCCTTCAGCCTCCCCGCGCGCATGGCGGTGAGCTGGACCCGGGGGCAGCTCTCCGAGGAGAACGCCTGGTTCCTCGAGAACATCCCCATGGGGCCGCTGACGCTGGAAGCGGGCTACACCATCGCCCACGGCAGCCCCCTGGACGAGGACGACTACCTGCTGCATCCCCGGGAGGCCCTGGCGGCCTTCGACGGCTTTCCCGGTCAGGTGTGCTTTTTCGGGCACACCCACCTGCCCGGGGCCTACGAGCTGGATGACCCGGCCCAGCGCCTCACGTTCGTCACCTTCGAAGCGGGCACCTGGTTCCAGCTGCGGGAGGGCTGCAAGTACCTGATCAATCCCGGGTCCGTGGGCCAGCCCCGGGACCGCGACCCGAGGCTCTCCTTCATGACCTACGATCCCCTGCATCGCCGGGTCAAGCTCCACCGCCTGGACTACGACCACGCCGGCGCGTCCCGGGCCATCCTGGCCGCTGGCCTCCACAGCAACCTCGCCGAACGCCTGCACCACGGAATCTGA
- a CDS encoding flagellar brake protein, which translates to MKAPQSLDQHLEAILKKAKKSGTSASLRAEGAVKMLGHLHVRSLETGTSIQLEGLKLRDILPPAGTAVTLTLIQGDEVISIRTRLLEPILTESEPKLPPVLQAAWPTEPLEIHPRREVRVATPDLPPLEATILWQGQRLEAKLLNLTDMGMGLGFKDALTFAYHDQLEVVTNLPGNEVLTVSGDVRHSEALEGDELPTRVGLVLVDLPPETREVLQRFIQARRMDRSTSMRGH; encoded by the coding sequence ATGAAAGCCCCGCAATCCCTCGATCAGCACCTGGAAGCCATCCTCAAGAAGGCGAAGAAATCCGGAACCTCGGCCAGCCTGCGGGCGGAAGGCGCCGTGAAGATGCTCGGGCATCTGCATGTGCGCAGCCTGGAGACGGGCACCTCCATTCAGTTGGAGGGCCTCAAGCTCAGGGACATCCTGCCCCCCGCGGGCACCGCCGTCACCCTCACCCTCATCCAGGGCGACGAGGTGATCTCCATCCGCACCCGGCTCCTGGAACCCATCCTCACCGAGTCCGAGCCCAAGCTCCCCCCCGTGCTCCAGGCCGCGTGGCCCACGGAACCCCTGGAGATCCACCCCCGGCGCGAGGTGCGCGTGGCCACCCCGGACCTGCCCCCCCTGGAGGCCACCATCCTCTGGCAGGGCCAGCGGCTCGAGGCCAAGCTGCTGAACCTCACGGACATGGGCATGGGTCTCGGCTTCAAGGACGCGCTCACCTTCGCCTACCACGACCAGCTCGAGGTGGTCACGAACCTCCCCGGCAACGAGGTGCTCACGGTCTCCGGCGACGTGCGCCACTCCGAGGCCCTGGAGGGCGACGAGCTGCCGACCCGGGTGGGTCTGGTGCTGGTGGACCTGCCCCCCGAGACCCGCGAGGTCCTGCAGCGGTTCATCCAGGCCCGGCGGATGGACCGGTCCACCTCCATGAGGGGGCACTGA
- a CDS encoding MlaD family protein — translation MKLEKDDAKIGLLVFLALAVFAGFLFHRSLTAILTKETPYQVALETASDLSEGTEVQLQGLRVGQVKGIRLQRDGVEYRFLATLGLRTDIVLWQGTRAVVVAKPLGGSFVDLQLPEPPLRLAALQPGATLRGAASASLATLLEDASHLIANLDGAVTDLRGPFKAKGAGAVLDSPRIAKVLADLDETLLEFRRLALEGQALARHGDASMAVADRSLVNLDKSLATVQGLLDKRSGDLDAIVAHLAVTLRESGELAKEARALLKTAGPGADAALKALDRNLRSTEELLEILKAKPNRIVWGKPSQAERDDAARRAEENRKK, via the coding sequence ATGAAGCTCGAAAAGGACGACGCCAAGATCGGCCTGCTGGTGTTCCTGGCCCTGGCGGTGTTCGCCGGATTCCTCTTCCACCGCAGCCTCACGGCCATCCTCACCAAGGAGACCCCGTACCAGGTGGCCCTGGAGACCGCCTCGGACCTGTCGGAGGGCACGGAGGTCCAGCTCCAGGGCCTGCGGGTGGGCCAGGTGAAGGGGATCCGCCTGCAGCGCGACGGCGTGGAGTACCGGTTCCTGGCGACCCTCGGCCTGCGAACCGACATCGTCCTGTGGCAGGGCACCCGCGCCGTGGTGGTGGCCAAGCCCCTGGGCGGCTCCTTCGTGGACCTGCAGCTGCCCGAGCCCCCCCTGCGCCTCGCGGCGCTCCAGCCCGGCGCCACCCTGCGCGGCGCCGCCAGCGCGTCCCTGGCCACCCTCCTGGAGGACGCCAGCCACCTCATCGCCAACCTGGACGGCGCCGTCACCGACCTGCGCGGCCCGTTCAAGGCCAAGGGCGCCGGGGCCGTGCTGGACAGCCCGAGGATCGCCAAGGTGCTGGCCGACCTGGACGAGACCCTCCTGGAGTTCCGCAGGCTGGCCCTGGAGGGCCAGGCCCTGGCCCGGCACGGCGACGCCTCCATGGCCGTGGCCGACCGCAGCCTGGTGAACCTGGACAAGAGCCTCGCCACCGTCCAGGGCCTCCTGGACAAGCGCTCCGGGGACCTGGACGCCATCGTGGCGCACCTGGCGGTCACCCTCCGGGAATCCGGCGAACTCGCCAAGGAGGCCCGCGCCCTCCTGAAGACGGCGGGCCCCGGCGCCGACGCGGCCCTCAAGGCCCTGGACCGGAACCTCCGGTCCACCGAGGAGCTCCTGGAGATCCTCAAGGCCAAGCCCAACCGCATCGTCTGGGGCAAGCCCTCCCAGGCCGAGCGGGACGACGCCGCCCGGCGCGCCGAGGAGAACCGGAAGAAGTAG
- a CDS encoding ATP-binding cassette domain-containing protein, with translation MPEPLLALEGVSLASPDGRMVFEGLDWRLEKGARWHLQGGLGTGATALLRLCSGLARPQAGRVLLDGAEVDVDALSHPYINSGDLGWVPTDGGLAVNLTLLDNVALPLRFARKAGRDEAREEAMRWLERAGLERSAAARPRIPADRASWMAALARAGAKGSKLWLVDRPAGGLDAGSRRAAHAMLEWAARDPETTLVLVGDDWMGDLGAELRIEDGRLTAGRTP, from the coding sequence ATGCCTGAGCCGCTCCTCGCCCTGGAAGGGGTCTCCCTGGCGTCCCCCGACGGGCGCATGGTGTTCGAGGGGCTCGACTGGCGCCTGGAGAAGGGCGCGCGGTGGCACCTCCAGGGCGGCCTGGGAACCGGGGCCACCGCCCTCCTGAGGCTCTGCTCGGGCCTGGCCCGGCCCCAGGCGGGCCGGGTGCTGCTGGACGGCGCCGAGGTCGACGTGGACGCCTTGAGCCACCCCTACATCAATTCCGGCGACCTGGGCTGGGTGCCCACCGACGGCGGGCTCGCCGTGAACCTGACCCTCCTGGACAACGTGGCCCTGCCCTTGCGGTTCGCGCGAAAAGCCGGGCGGGACGAGGCCCGCGAGGAGGCCATGCGCTGGCTGGAGCGGGCCGGGCTGGAGCGGTCCGCCGCCGCGAGGCCGCGCATCCCCGCGGACCGGGCCAGCTGGATGGCGGCCCTGGCCCGGGCCGGCGCCAAGGGCTCGAAGCTCTGGCTCGTGGACCGGCCCGCGGGGGGCCTGGACGCCGGCAGCCGCCGGGCCGCCCACGCCATGCTGGAATGGGCGGCCCGGGATCCGGAGACCACCCTCGTCCTGGTGGGGGACGACTGGATGGGTGACCTGGGAGCGGAGCTGCGCATCGAAGACGGACGCCTCACGGCCGGGAGGACCCCATGA
- a CDS encoding ABC transporter permease has protein sequence MESEGPAFRLLALPGEAARGLGGNIRSAFAQVGSLAWLFIACVKGVLRLRGEQVRVVLEVTRTQIRFTALDALPLCTLAALLIGGITLLQVFGQLSGFGMENYICQILAQLVIRELGPLLVGIVVISRSGTAIATEMASRQLSGEIDALYLNGVDPVQYLLVPRLLGGIISLFALIIYFDTVALMGGFLVAWLRLPLSFSAFADALVRAVGPRELAATLCKALVFGTAIPLLCTSFGLRVRVSTTEIPQAVTKAAVGSLAILLLAGAFLSVLIYA, from the coding sequence ATGGAATCCGAAGGTCCCGCGTTCAGGCTGCTCGCGCTGCCCGGGGAGGCCGCCCGCGGTCTCGGGGGAAACATCCGGTCGGCCTTCGCCCAGGTAGGCTCGCTCGCCTGGCTTTTCATCGCCTGCGTGAAGGGGGTCCTGCGCCTGCGGGGCGAGCAGGTGCGCGTGGTGCTGGAAGTGACCCGCACCCAGATCCGGTTCACGGCCCTGGACGCCCTGCCCCTCTGCACCCTGGCGGCCCTGCTGATCGGCGGGATCACGCTGCTGCAGGTCTTCGGACAGCTCTCGGGCTTCGGCATGGAGAACTACATCTGCCAGATACTCGCCCAGCTGGTCATCCGCGAGCTGGGGCCGCTTCTGGTGGGCATCGTTGTCATCAGCCGCAGCGGCACGGCCATCGCCACCGAGATGGCCTCCCGCCAGCTCAGCGGGGAGATCGACGCCCTCTACCTCAACGGGGTGGACCCGGTGCAGTACCTCCTCGTTCCCCGGCTCCTGGGCGGCATCATCTCGCTCTTCGCCCTGATCATCTACTTCGACACGGTGGCCCTCATGGGCGGATTCCTGGTGGCCTGGCTCCGGCTGCCGCTGTCGTTCTCGGCCTTCGCCGACGCCCTGGTGCGGGCCGTGGGCCCCCGGGAGCTGGCGGCGACCCTGTGCAAGGCCCTCGTGTTCGGCACCGCCATCCCGCTGCTGTGCACGTCCTTCGGCCTGCGGGTGAGGGTGAGCACCACCGAGATCCCCCAGGCCGTCACGAAGGCCGCCGTGGGCTCCCTGGCGATCCTGCTGCTGGCGGGCGCCTTCCTGTCGGTGCTGATCTATGCCTGA
- a CDS encoding RluA family pseudouridine synthase, with translation MRLDQLVSAHTGLSRRKAREVLQLGGVQAHRKRIKVASKQLRPGTEVAVSLDDSLGQPLDLVVPVLFEDDFLLVVDKPAGMASQGTQASDLHDLTALLQRQRPGRFLALQHRLDQGTSGILVIAKDPSAHLGTQFQARTIGKTYLARVSRHLEPCTVDLPIGRVRGSRPARFGCTGDLLDPRPSVTDFRPATAEETGGFLPGFWVVATPHTGRTHQIRVHLSHLGAPVYGDGLYFGEKSDHLWLHAWKLSIEHPITGARMDLVAPPGRFLGDPA, from the coding sequence ATGAGGCTGGACCAGCTGGTCTCGGCCCATACCGGCCTCAGCCGCAGGAAGGCCCGGGAGGTGCTCCAGCTCGGGGGCGTCCAGGCCCACCGCAAGCGCATCAAGGTGGCCTCCAAGCAGCTGAGGCCCGGGACCGAAGTGGCGGTGTCCCTGGACGACTCGCTGGGCCAGCCCCTGGACCTGGTCGTCCCCGTTCTATTCGAGGACGACTTCCTCCTGGTGGTGGACAAGCCCGCGGGCATGGCCTCCCAGGGCACCCAGGCCTCGGACCTGCACGACCTCACCGCCCTCCTGCAGCGGCAGCGCCCCGGGCGGTTCCTGGCCCTCCAGCACCGCCTGGACCAGGGCACCTCGGGCATCCTGGTCATCGCCAAGGACCCCTCCGCCCACCTGGGCACGCAGTTCCAGGCCCGGACCATCGGGAAGACCTACCTGGCCCGGGTCTCCCGGCACCTGGAACCCTGCACGGTGGACCTGCCCATCGGCCGCGTGCGCGGATCCAGGCCGGCGCGCTTCGGCTGCACCGGGGACCTGCTGGATCCGAGGCCTTCGGTCACGGACTTCCGCCCGGCCACGGCGGAGGAGACCGGGGGCTTCCTCCCCGGCTTCTGGGTGGTGGCCACCCCGCACACCGGGCGCACCCACCAGATAAGGGTCCACCTCTCCCACCTGGGGGCGCCGGTCTACGGCGACGGCCTCTACTTCGGCGAGAAGTCCGACCACCTGTGGCTCCACGCCTGGAAGCTCTCCATCGAGCACCCCATCACCGGCGCGCGCATGGACCTGGTGGCGCCTCCCGGGCGGTTCCTGGGGGACCCTGCGTGA
- a CDS encoding diacylglycerol kinase family protein has product MIRTPLVFNPLSGHGRMDPAALLARLPREVRDRLEPVPLELPFDYEPWIRQALAAGGPLLVWGGDGTLHHAGAALSGLGLPVPLGAIPGGSGNGIVRGLRTPLDPAGAVLRLLEGRDLAMDLGRLDGAPFLNLCGTGFEAEVALAFDQAHGRGFRTYARNCVALWKNHKDVGLRWEADLPAQEAAGRMDKLRAAWRGPEPELPASAWSLCFANLPQYGSGLWIAPGAHPADGMLSWVRLKRPGVLDILAEVPQVFREGGRTPLRQEGRLLRAVVRLDRPCPWHMDGEPAPGRDRAEITVEKGAFPMRVTADCPF; this is encoded by the coding sequence GTGATCCGGACGCCCCTGGTCTTCAACCCGCTGTCGGGGCACGGCCGGATGGACCCCGCCGCGCTCCTGGCCCGGCTCCCCCGGGAGGTCCGGGACCGCCTGGAACCGGTGCCCCTGGAACTCCCCTTCGACTACGAGCCCTGGATCCGCCAGGCCCTGGCCGCGGGGGGGCCGCTCCTCGTGTGGGGCGGCGACGGCACCCTCCACCACGCCGGCGCCGCCCTGTCCGGGCTGGGCCTGCCGGTGCCCCTGGGCGCGATCCCGGGCGGTTCGGGCAACGGCATCGTCCGGGGCCTGCGCACGCCCCTGGACCCCGCCGGCGCCGTCCTGAGGCTCCTGGAGGGCCGGGACCTGGCCATGGACCTGGGGCGCCTGGACGGCGCGCCCTTCCTGAACCTCTGCGGCACCGGCTTCGAGGCCGAGGTGGCCCTGGCCTTCGACCAGGCCCACGGCCGCGGCTTCAGGACCTACGCGCGCAACTGCGTGGCCCTCTGGAAGAACCACAAGGACGTGGGCCTGCGCTGGGAGGCCGACCTTCCGGCGCAGGAGGCCGCGGGCCGCATGGACAAGCTCAGGGCAGCCTGGAGGGGCCCCGAGCCCGAGCTGCCGGCTTCCGCCTGGAGCCTGTGCTTCGCCAACCTGCCCCAGTACGGCTCCGGCCTCTGGATCGCGCCCGGCGCGCACCCCGCCGACGGAATGCTCAGCTGGGTCCGGCTCAAGCGCCCCGGCGTGCTCGATATCCTGGCCGAGGTGCCCCAGGTGTTCCGGGAGGGGGGGCGCACCCCCCTGCGTCAGGAGGGCCGCCTCCTGCGGGCCGTGGTGCGCCTGGACCGGCCCTGCCCCTGGCACATGGACGGCGAGCCGGCGCCCGGAAGGGATCGGGCGGAGATCACGGTGGAGAAGGGGGCCTTCCCCATGCGGGTGACGGCGGATTGTCCGTTCTAG
- a CDS encoding tRNA (cytidine(34)-2'-O)-methyltransferase has translation MPFHIVLHQPEIPQNTGSIGRLCVSTDTRLHLVHPLGFDTSDYYLRRAGLDYWERLNPTHHASWEAFLAAEPEMRLWFFSTKGDRRHTDVRWQDGDGLVFGRETVGLPPEIIEAHPERLVKIPMRGEFHRSLNLAQAAAVGLYEALRQTEGW, from the coding sequence GTGCCCTTCCACATCGTCCTGCACCAGCCGGAAATCCCCCAGAACACCGGCAGCATCGGCCGCCTCTGCGTGTCCACCGACACCCGGCTCCACCTCGTCCACCCCCTGGGCTTCGACACCTCGGACTACTACCTGCGCCGCGCGGGCCTGGACTACTGGGAGCGGCTGAACCCCACCCACCACGCCTCCTGGGAGGCCTTCCTGGCCGCGGAACCGGAGATGCGGCTGTGGTTCTTCAGCACCAAGGGCGACCGCCGCCACACCGACGTGAGGTGGCAGGACGGCGACGGCCTCGTGTTCGGCCGGGAGACGGTCGGCCTGCCGCCAGAGATCATCGAAGCCCATCCCGAGCGGCTGGTGAAGATCCCCATGCGGGGGGAGTTCCACCGGAGCCTGAACTTGGCGCAGGCGGCGGCGGTGGGGCTGTACGAGGCACTGCGGCAGACGGAGGGCTGGTAG
- a CDS encoding histidine triad nucleotide-binding protein yields the protein MSDPNCIFCKIAARQIPASFVHEDEDVLAFRDISPQAPTHIVIIPRVHLSGLNDLTPDLAPLMGKIGLVAKKLAADEGRVASGWRLVSNAGPDAGQTVFHLHFHLLGGRPMAGKMV from the coding sequence ATGTCCGACCCCAACTGCATCTTCTGCAAGATCGCCGCCAGGCAGATCCCCGCCTCCTTCGTGCACGAGGACGAGGACGTGCTGGCCTTCCGGGACATCTCGCCCCAGGCGCCGACCCACATCGTGATCATCCCGCGGGTCCACCTCTCCGGCCTCAACGACCTCACGCCGGACCTGGCGCCCCTCATGGGGAAGATCGGGCTCGTCGCGAAGAAGCTGGCCGCCGATGAAGGACGCGTGGCCTCGGGGTGGCGCCTGGTGTCCAACGCCGGCCCCGACGCGGGACAGACGGTGTTCCACCTGCACTTCCACCTCCTCGGCGGCCGGCCCATGGCCGGAAAGATGGTCTAG
- the nadC gene encoding carboxylating nicotinate-nucleotide diphosphorylase codes for MFNPPHPLTYVDAVRAFLREDWGTQDWTTASVPDRPMEARVVAKERLVLAGLPVAAEVFRAVDPALKIVPGAQDGDAVEPGAVVMRIEGSSRAILMAERVMLNLLQRLSGTATLTRAFVDAVAGTGARILDTRKTTPGLKLLEKYAVRCGGGFNHRLTLGDGVLLKENHIAAAGGIRGAVEQARSAAPNLVRIEVEAETLEQLAECLATPGVDGVLLDHMTLAQMAEAVILRGGSRVFLEASGNLGLDRARAVAETGVDFLSVGALTHSAPSVDLSLRF; via the coding sequence ATGTTCAACCCCCCGCATCCCCTGACCTACGTCGACGCCGTCCGGGCCTTCCTGAGGGAGGACTGGGGCACCCAGGACTGGACCACGGCCTCGGTTCCGGACCGGCCCATGGAGGCGCGGGTGGTGGCCAAGGAACGGCTGGTCCTGGCGGGGCTGCCGGTGGCCGCGGAGGTCTTCCGGGCCGTGGATCCGGCGCTGAAGATCGTTCCCGGGGCCCAGGACGGCGACGCGGTGGAGCCCGGGGCCGTCGTGATGCGCATCGAGGGGTCCAGCCGGGCCATCCTCATGGCCGAGCGGGTGATGCTCAACCTCCTGCAGCGCCTGTCGGGCACGGCGACCCTCACGCGCGCCTTCGTGGACGCCGTGGCCGGCACCGGGGCCCGCATCCTGGACACCCGCAAGACCACGCCCGGCCTCAAGCTGCTGGAGAAGTACGCCGTGCGCTGCGGGGGCGGGTTCAACCACCGCCTCACCCTGGGGGACGGCGTCCTGCTCAAGGAGAACCACATCGCCGCAGCCGGGGGCATCCGCGGGGCCGTGGAGCAGGCCCGGAGCGCGGCCCCCAACCTCGTGCGCATCGAGGTGGAGGCCGAGACCCTGGAGCAGCTTGCCGAATGCCTCGCGACGCCCGGCGTGGACGGGGTGCTCCTGGACCACATGACCCTCGCGCAGATGGCCGAGGCCGTGATCCTGCGGGGCGGGAGCCGGGTCTTCCTGGAGGCCAGCGGGAACCTCGGCCTGGACCGGGCCCGGGCCGTGGCGGAGACGGGGGTGGACTTCCTGAGCGTGGGCGCCCTCACCCACAGCGCGCCGTCGGTGGACCTGAGCCTCAGGTTCTAG